One window from the genome of Candidatus Synechococcus calcipolaris G9 encodes:
- a CDS encoding fumarylacetoacetate hydrolase family protein: MQRYVRVQTPEGMVYYGSLQVNREVEVWDAAPWLQGQPTGTVLGTDAYQLLAPCLPSKIVAVGRNYPKHAAEMGSAVPDHPLIFLKPPTTIQAPERPIWYPSQTQQVDYEGELALIIGDRCRECSETEAIEKIWGYTIANDVTARDLQKSEQQWTRSKGFDTFCPLGPWVVRNVDAAARLQTFVNDDPQPRQAATLDQMVFKPAVLVSFISQVMTLFPGDVILTGTPDGIGPLHPGDLVRVEIEGIGSLISIMGHPDQDQNASFSSVENP, encoded by the coding sequence TTGCAGCGTTACGTCCGGGTTCAAACCCCAGAAGGAATGGTCTATTACGGTTCGCTTCAAGTCAACCGTGAGGTGGAGGTGTGGGATGCGGCACCGTGGCTACAGGGCCAGCCTACGGGTACGGTTCTAGGGACAGATGCCTACCAACTCCTTGCCCCCTGTCTCCCTTCCAAGATTGTGGCGGTTGGCCGCAATTACCCGAAACATGCGGCGGAGATGGGGAGTGCGGTTCCGGATCATCCCTTAATTTTTCTGAAGCCACCGACGACGATTCAAGCACCAGAGCGTCCAATTTGGTATCCTTCCCAAACTCAGCAGGTGGACTACGAAGGGGAATTAGCATTGATCATCGGCGATCGCTGCCGGGAATGCTCAGAAACGGAAGCCATCGAGAAAATATGGGGTTACACCATTGCCAATGATGTGACTGCCCGGGATTTACAGAAGTCTGAGCAACAGTGGACTCGTTCCAAGGGATTTGATACTTTTTGTCCCCTCGGGCCTTGGGTTGTCCGCAATGTAGATGCCGCAGCCCGCCTGCAAACCTTTGTCAATGACGATCCCCAGCCCCGACAAGCTGCCACCCTGGATCAGATGGTGTTTAAGCCCGCCGTTTTGGTGTCATTTATTAGTCAAGTGATGACCTTATTTCCGGGGGATGTGATTTTAACCGGCACACCGGATGGCATTGGCCCGTTACATCCTGGCGATCTCGTCCGGGTTGAAATTGAAGGCATTGGCAGTCTGATTTCAATCATGGGTCATCCCGATCAGGATCAAAACGCTTCCTTTAGTTCCGTGGAAAATCCCTAG
- the rpsF gene encoding 30S ribosomal protein S6, producing MAQAYETMYIIRPDLGEEQIEQVIGQYQAILENNGATKLQIQHRGKRRFAYPIHKLREGIYIQMNYYGNGSCIAAMEKAMRLSDQVIRFMTITVEVEEAELEVEAEPVAV from the coding sequence ATGGCTCAAGCCTACGAAACAATGTACATTATCCGCCCTGATCTGGGAGAAGAGCAAATTGAACAGGTCATTGGTCAGTATCAAGCCATTTTAGAAAATAATGGGGCGACAAAGCTGCAAATTCAACATCGGGGTAAGCGGCGGTTTGCCTATCCGATTCACAAACTACGGGAAGGCATTTACATTCAAATGAATTACTATGGCAACGGTAGCTGTATTGCTGCCATGGAAAAGGCGATGCGCTTGAGTGATCAGGTGATTCGATTTATGACCATCACCGTTGAGGTTGAGGAAGCTGAACTAGAAGTAGAAGCGGAACCAGTCGCAGTCTAG
- a CDS encoding ABC transporter substrate-binding protein, whose product MAQVSGAQASGSWICDGVPKNGQTYANASGPHQPYENYGPDCALCGLPREAMGSSPSPAGKAPIAAIIAALVVLALLGGGGFLAYRLITERSPESLPTTTSPAPSPTMITGLISQTSAANSAYISQGEKILINEPNPQRAELKQKAAQAFAQEDWPTAIEAYQQLADQDPNDPEARIYLNNARARQNGQPLTLATVVPISQSPDTAKEILRGVAQYQDQFNRQSSPRLLEVAIANENTPNGAASLANDLIGIQNIQGVLGHGVDGRSREALEQYEQAQMAALSPLTTSVNNAGGGRINLQTLSLSQKGSELLTSYLDNSAKTLAEYAANNAPNPRIALIYNSDSPYSDELKTKLAAAIPQFRGQVVIEIDTAAANFNPSQAVSAARQAGATTMILALSRAKVDDAISLAIANQANGTPLPILGSDQLYTPDLLLKGDRAIADIVLAVPWSTSPGDPFAQEAAEAWKGRVSWRTTTAYDATQALVQAMEQGGDRSGVNQILSQGVQISGTTTQGSDFDQVPLVKAVPGTSGPRGSNYQFDPIL is encoded by the coding sequence ATGGCTCAAGTGTCGGGGGCGCAAGCGTCGGGTAGCTGGATTTGTGATGGGGTTCCCAAAAATGGTCAAACCTATGCCAATGCCTCAGGCCCCCACCAGCCCTATGAGAACTATGGACCAGACTGTGCCCTTTGTGGTCTCCCCCGCGAAGCCATGGGGTCATCTCCATCTCCGGCGGGGAAGGCTCCCATTGCTGCCATTATTGCCGCCCTAGTGGTCTTAGCTCTTTTAGGGGGGGGAGGATTTTTAGCCTATCGACTCATTACCGAGCGATCGCCGGAGTCCTTGCCCACCACGACCAGTCCGGCCCCCTCACCCACCATGATCACGGGATTAATTAGTCAAACCAGTGCGGCCAATAGTGCCTACATCAGTCAAGGGGAGAAAATCCTCATTAATGAACCCAATCCCCAGCGGGCGGAATTAAAGCAAAAAGCAGCCCAGGCCTTTGCCCAGGAAGATTGGCCCACAGCCATTGAGGCCTACCAGCAGCTAGCGGATCAAGACCCCAATGATCCCGAGGCGCGCATTTATTTGAATAATGCCCGGGCCCGCCAAAACGGTCAGCCCTTGACCCTGGCTACAGTGGTTCCCATTAGTCAAAGCCCTGATACGGCCAAGGAAATTTTACGGGGGGTGGCCCAATACCAAGATCAATTTAATCGCCAGTCTTCCCCCCGTCTCCTGGAAGTGGCGATCGCCAATGAAAATACCCCCAACGGTGCCGCCAGTTTAGCCAATGATTTAATTGGCATCCAGAATATCCAAGGGGTGCTGGGTCATGGGGTGGATGGTCGTAGTCGGGAAGCCCTAGAACAGTATGAACAGGCGCAGATGGCGGCCCTTTCTCCCCTCACAACCAGCGTAAATAATGCTGGCGGTGGTCGCATCAATCTGCAAACCCTCTCCTTATCCCAAAAGGGCAGTGAGTTACTCACGTCCTATCTGGATAATTCGGCCAAAACCCTGGCGGAGTACGCTGCAAACAACGCACCCAATCCAAGGATTGCCCTAATCTATAACTCCGATAGTCCCTACAGTGATGAGTTAAAGACCAAGTTGGCGGCCGCTATTCCCCAGTTTCGCGGCCAGGTAGTGATAGAAATTGATACTGCCGCGGCCAATTTTAATCCCAGTCAAGCGGTGAGTGCGGCCCGGCAGGCGGGTGCAACTACCATGATTTTGGCCCTCAGCCGGGCTAAGGTGGATGATGCCATTTCCCTGGCGATCGCCAACCAAGCCAATGGTACTCCCCTGCCAATATTGGGAAGCGATCAACTCTATACACCGGATTTACTCCTCAAGGGCGATCGGGCGATCGCGGACATTGTTTTAGCCGTTCCCTGGAGTACCAGTCCCGGTGATCCGTTTGCCCAGGAAGCTGCCGAAGCCTGGAAAGGACGGGTGAGTTGGCGTACCACCACCGCCTATGATGCCACCCAAGCCCTCGTCCAAGCCATGGAGCAGGGGGGCGATCGCTCAGGGGTAAATCAAATTCTCAGTCAAGGGGTACAAATTTCCGGAACCACCACCCAAGGCAGTGATTTTGATCAAGTGCCCCTGGTGAAAGCTGTACCGGGAACCAGCGGCCCCCGTGGCTCCAACTATCAATTTGATCCCATTCTTTAG
- a CDS encoding HAD-IA family hydrolase has protein sequence MSQSLPLMAPQVIFLDAVGTLFGLRQSVGNVYSQFAANAGVNVDATQLNQAFIASFRAAPRCAFPGVSPPALPQLEYHWWKDVAANSFAAVDALGLFPDFDQFFQPLFAYYETAAPWYLYPDVLPALNYWQSHGTALAVISNFDSRLHQVLQVLGLGEFFSSLTLSSQVGAAKPDIEIFHRALEAYSISPEQAWHIGDSWSEDVQGAIASGINPIWLNRENALFQDQPVDDTHSVLTISSLTDL, from the coding sequence ATGTCACAGAGTTTGCCATTGATGGCTCCCCAGGTTATTTTCCTCGATGCCGTTGGCACATTGTTTGGCCTACGGCAATCCGTTGGCAATGTCTACAGCCAATTTGCCGCTAATGCCGGAGTTAATGTAGACGCAACCCAACTGAATCAGGCCTTCATTGCCTCCTTTCGCGCCGCACCCCGGTGTGCCTTTCCAGGGGTGTCCCCCCCAGCATTACCCCAACTGGAATACCACTGGTGGAAAGATGTGGCCGCAAACAGTTTTGCCGCAGTGGATGCCCTAGGTCTATTCCCAGATTTTGATCAGTTTTTTCAACCCCTCTTTGCCTATTACGAAACCGCGGCTCCCTGGTATCTCTACCCTGATGTTCTGCCAGCATTGAACTACTGGCAAAGTCATGGTACTGCCTTGGCGGTGATCTCAAATTTTGATAGCCGCTTGCATCAGGTGCTCCAGGTATTGGGCCTAGGGGAGTTTTTTAGTTCCCTTACCCTATCAAGTCAGGTGGGAGCCGCCAAACCCGATATTGAGATTTTCCACAGGGCCTTGGAGGCGTACTCCATTTCCCCAGAGCAGGCCTGGCATATTGGTGATAGCTGGAGTGAAGATGTCCAAGGGGCGATCGCCAGTGGGATTAACCCCATTTGGCTGAATCGAGAGAATGCCCTCTTTCAGGATCAGCCGGTCGATGATACCCATTCTGTCCTAACTATTTCTTCCTTAACAGACCTATAG